Proteins encoded by one window of Lasioglossum baleicum chromosome 4, iyLasBale1, whole genome shotgun sequence:
- the LOC143208479 gene encoding uncharacterized protein LOC143208479 has product MCSFNSLVNCIILVCLPMIFAGPLDQASSITTTPGNDDSVSNENRYPCARNQTVLPCNCSEACRGPCPSRDDVHHHDHNRNVLVQGMICSCDLGARRSPMRDDYLFTPGVGMHKFHTRSVTWNAARKICNEEGGHLAVINSKAEARVLMGIFNRAGLVKGAVYPDEAYIGMHDIYKEGDWVTILGDTLAKTGFTEWSDKWGGQPDNGGGQQNCGTFLKEGTLDDVQCEAHFPFFCELPLVSFEPLAAVGIKGAVEMSTPNSFVNCIILAVGLSVIFESQVTLSGGVLDKWEQSGDHWYKLHSKARCWRDALKICRVEGGYLAVVNNQTEADELISRFHDHGQAIGAWCQDAVYVGIHDQFCEGEWITIFNEPIDDVFHDWSSKWGRQPDNFGGAQNCGTLYRDGKLNDVPCTINLPFFCEKDTEPESV; this is encoded by the exons ATGTGCTCGTTTAATTCTCTGGTTAATTGCATCATCCTCGTCTGTTTACCGATGATTTTTGCCGGGCCGTTGGATCAGGCCTCGTCGATCACGACAACTCCTGGCAACGATGATTCCGTCAGCAACGAAAATCGTTATCCTTGCGCCAGAAACCAGACCGTTCTGCCCTGCAATTGTTCCGAAGCTTGCCGTGGACCATGTCCAAGCCGGGACGACGTTCATCATCACGACCATAATCGTAACGTGCTCGTGCAAGGTATGATTTGCTCGTGCGACCTCGGTGCACGCAGATCGCCGATGAGAGACGATTACCTGTTCACGCCCGGGGTCGGTATGCACAAATTCCACACGAGATCGGTCACGTGGAACGCAGCGAGGAAGATCTGCAACGAAGAGGGTGGTCATCTGGCTGTCATAAATTCCAAAGCCGAAGCACGC GTGTTAATGGGAATATTTAATCGAGCGGGCCTGGTGAAGGGTGCAGTGTACCCGGACGAGGCGTATATCGGTATGCACGACATCTACAAGGAGGGCGATTGGGTGACCATTCTTGGCGACACGCTCGCAAAGACAGGCTTCACCGAGTGGAGCGACAAATGGGGCGGACAGCCGGATAATGGGGGTGGACAGCAAAACTGCGGAACTTTCCTGAAGGAAGGCACGCTCGACGACGTACAATGCGAGGCGCACTTTCCCTTCTTCTGCGAGCTGCCCCTCGTCAGCTTT GAGCCTTTGGCAGCAGTCGGTATAAAAGGAGCTGTGGAAATGTCGACGCCCAACTCTTTCGTCAATTGCATTATCTTGGCAGTCGGATTGTCGGTGATCTTCGAGTCACAGGTCACACTATCTGGTGGGGTACTCGACAAGTGGGAACAGTCCGGCGATCATTGGTATAAATTGCACAGCAAAGCACGATGTTGGAGAGATGCGCTAAAAATTTGTAGAGTCGAAGGCGGATACCTGGCTGTCGTGAATAACCAAACAGAAGCAGAT GAGTTGATATCACGGTTTCACGATCATGGCCAAGCGATAGGTGCATGGTGTCAGGACGCTGTCTACGTCGGAATACACGACCAGTTCTGTGAAGGTGAATGGATTACCATTTTCAACGAGCCTATCGACGATGTTTTCCACGACTGGAGCAGCAAGTGGGGAAGACAGCCTGATAATTTCGGCGGCGCGCAAAACTGTGGCACTTTGTATCGAGATGGCAAGCTGAACGACGTACCTTGCACCATAAACCTTCCCTTTTTCTGCGAGAAAGATACTGAACCTGAATCTGTATAA